Proteins from a single region of Rhodospirillales bacterium:
- the ruvB gene encoding Holliday junction branch migration DNA helicase RuvB — protein MEQAQKNQNLEKDAHEFEKGEEGALRPLSLDEFIGQPALRENLRIFVEASKARGDAMDHVLLFGPPGLGKTTLAQIVSKELGVGFRATSGPVIAKSGDLAAILTNLEPNDVLFIDEIHRLNPAVEEILYPAMEDGKLDLIIGEGPAARSVQIDLVPFTLVGATTRSGLLTNPLRDRFGIPLRLEFYSPEELSLIVARTARLLNMPLAEDGALEIAKRSRGTPRIAGRLTRRVRDFAHGQNAAKINKAHVDHALGRLDVDASGLDSMDRRYLNCIAVNYGGGPVGVDTLAAALSEQRDMIEDVIEPYLLQRGLLQRTPRGRMISSKGYNYLGLKNKVRSQLSMESLDEQ, from the coding sequence ATGGAGCAAGCGCAGAAAAACCAGAATTTAGAAAAAGACGCTCACGAATTCGAAAAAGGCGAGGAGGGGGCTTTGCGCCCACTATCCCTCGACGAATTCATCGGCCAGCCGGCCCTGCGCGAAAACTTGCGCATTTTCGTCGAAGCCTCCAAAGCCCGCGGCGATGCAATGGACCATGTCCTGCTGTTCGGCCCGCCGGGGCTGGGCAAAACCACACTCGCGCAGATCGTTTCCAAAGAACTCGGCGTCGGTTTCCGCGCCACCTCCGGCCCCGTCATCGCAAAATCCGGCGATCTCGCCGCCATTCTCACCAACCTTGAGCCTAACGACGTCCTGTTCATCGATGAAATCCACCGCCTCAACCCGGCGGTCGAGGAAATTCTCTACCCGGCGATGGAAGACGGCAAGCTCGACCTCATCATCGGCGAAGGCCCCGCTGCGCGCAGCGTTCAGATCGATCTCGTGCCCTTTACGCTTGTTGGCGCCACCACACGCTCCGGCCTGCTCACCAACCCCTTGCGCGATCGTTTTGGCATCCCGCTGCGCCTTGAATTCTATTCTCCCGAAGAACTCTCCCTCATCGTCGCCCGCACGGCGCGCCTGCTGAATATGCCCCTGGCCGAAGACGGTGCGCTTGAAATCGCTAAGCGCTCCCGCGGCACCCCCCGTATTGCCGGGCGCCTCACACGCCGCGTCCGCGATTTTGCTCATGGCCAAAACGCCGCCAAAATCAATAAAGCCCACGTCGATCATGCGCTTGGTCGCCTCGATGTCGATGCCAGCGGTCTTGATTCCATGGACCGGCGCTATCTCAATTGCATCGCCGTGAATTACGGCGGCGGCCCCGTCGGGGTCGATACGCTCGCCGCCGCTTTGTCCGAACAGCGCGACATGATCGAAGACGTCATTGAACCCTACCTTCTTCAGCGAGGCCTGCTGCAAAGAACTCCACGTGGAAGAATGATTTCTTCAAAAGGATACAATTACTTAGGGTTAAAAAATAAAGTTAGATCTCAACTATCTATGGAGAGTTTGGATGAACAGTAA
- a CDS encoding YebC/PmpR family DNA-binding transcriptional regulator: protein MAGHSKWANIKHRKGRADAVRAKLFSKLGREIYVAAKLGGGDPDMNPRLRLAIATARGQSMPKDGIEKNIQKGIGGGEGEEYEEIRYEGYGPGGIAVIVECLSDNRNRTAAEVRSIFAKGNGNLGETGSVNFMFDRCGEIAYPADKAGADDMFEAALEAGASDVESDDEEHRILCEADDFAAVRDTLEAKYGEPERQGLIWKPNVTSEVDEDGAHAILRLVDALEDSDDVQHVTTNFEAPDAVMEKIMAEG, encoded by the coding sequence ATGGCTGGACATTCAAAATGGGCAAATATTAAGCACAGAAAAGGCCGCGCCGATGCTGTGCGTGCCAAGCTCTTCTCTAAACTGGGGCGTGAAATCTATGTTGCAGCCAAGCTCGGCGGCGGTGATCCGGATATGAATCCGCGCCTGCGTCTGGCCATCGCCACGGCCCGCGGCCAATCTATGCCCAAAGACGGCATCGAAAAAAACATTCAAAAAGGCATCGGTGGCGGCGAGGGCGAGGAGTATGAGGAAATCCGCTATGAAGGTTATGGACCTGGCGGCATCGCCGTGATCGTTGAATGTTTAAGCGATAACCGCAACCGTACAGCCGCCGAAGTACGCTCGATCTTTGCCAAAGGCAATGGCAATCTCGGCGAAACCGGTTCGGTGAATTTCATGTTCGACCGCTGTGGCGAAATCGCCTATCCTGCGGATAAAGCCGGCGCTGATGATATGTTCGAAGCCGCGCTGGAAGCCGGGGCCTCGGATGTTGAAAGCGACGACGAAGAACACCGGATATTATGCGAAGCCGATGATTTTGCTGCCGTGCGCGATACGCTCGAAGCCAAATACGGCGAACCCGAACGCCAGGGGCTCATCTGGAAACCCAACGTCACCAGCGAAGTGGACGAAGACGGCGCGCACGCCATTCTCCGGCTTGTCGATGCCCTCGAAGACAGCGACGACGTCCAGCACGTCACGACCAACTTCGAAGCCCCCGACGCGGTGATGGAAAAAATCATGGCGGAAGGGTAA
- a CDS encoding RNA pyrophosphohydrolase — MDKSALPYRPCVGIALFNAQGHVFVGERIDTPGAWQMPQGGIDEGEDLEVAARRELCEEIGTDSAELLKISEQTTRYDLPAHLLGRLWDGRYRGQEQHWVAMRFTGEDSDIRLDADQRPEFKAWQWVALSDTLKLIVPFKQDTYQRVIAMFSELSLRA; from the coding sequence ATGGATAAAAGCGCCCTGCCCTATAGACCCTGTGTCGGGATCGCTTTATTTAATGCTCAGGGGCATGTTTTCGTCGGTGAACGAATTGATACGCCCGGTGCCTGGCAGATGCCGCAGGGTGGCATTGACGAGGGTGAGGATTTGGAAGTGGCGGCGCGGCGAGAGCTGTGCGAAGAAATTGGTACGGATAGCGCGGAGCTGTTGAAAATCAGCGAGCAAACTACGCGCTATGATTTACCTGCTCATTTGCTGGGCAGGCTCTGGGACGGTCGCTATCGAGGGCAGGAACAGCACTGGGTGGCGATGCGGTTTACCGGCGAGGACAGCGACATTCGGCTGGATGCTGATCAGCGCCCGGAATTTAAAGCCTGGCAGTGGGTGGCTCTAAGCGATACGCTCAAACTCATCGTGCCGTTTAAGCAAGATACTTATCAGAGAGTTATTGCGATGTTTTCTGAGCTGTCATTGCGAGCGTAG
- the tolR gene encoding protein TolR, whose protein sequence is MGASLTTKTSSRGRRTGGTYRPMAEINVTPFVDVMLVLLIVFMVAAPLLTSGVAVDLPQSEAKSIPDEDNKPIEITLAKDGKLYIGDSEMDEKKLKFQLEAMTEGQADRRIYIRADQGLEYGRVMKIIGSINAAGFSKVALISENTNR, encoded by the coding sequence ATGGGCGCGTCGTTAACCACCAAAACTAGCAGCCGTGGCCGTAGAACCGGCGGCACCTATCGCCCGATGGCTGAAATCAACGTTACGCCCTTTGTAGATGTCATGCTCGTGCTGCTCATCGTTTTCATGGTTGCTGCCCCGTTGCTGACCTCCGGCGTCGCCGTTGACTTGCCGCAATCCGAAGCAAAATCAATCCCGGACGAGGATAACAAGCCTATCGAAATTACACTGGCCAAGGACGGAAAGCTCTATATCGGCGACAGCGAAATGGATGAAAAAAAGCTGAAATTTCAGCTTGAAGCAATGACCGAAGGACAGGCCGATCGGCGCATTTATATCCGTGCCGATCAGGGACTGGAATATGGTCGGGTGATGAAAATCATTGGTTCTATCAACGCCGCAGGTTTTTCAAAAGTCGCTCTCATTTCCGAGAATACCAACAGGTAA
- the ybgC gene encoding tol-pal system-associated acyl-CoA thioesterase, whose translation MQHTTDIRIYYEDTDAGGVVYHANYIAYGERARAEFLRHIGHQSSNLAKDCGVTFVVKHIDIEYHKPAFLDDLLTVHTSITSIKNSSFTMHHQIKKNGEIITDLHVVLVCVDANKLKPVRIPEILRAEFEKLI comes from the coding sequence ATGCAGCACACAACCGACATCCGCATTTACTATGAAGACACCGATGCGGGTGGGGTTGTCTATCACGCCAACTACATCGCCTATGGTGAACGCGCCCGCGCTGAATTCTTGCGCCATATTGGCCACCAATCCAGTAACCTTGCGAAGGATTGCGGTGTCACATTCGTAGTAAAACATATCGACATTGAATATCACAAACCGGCTTTTTTAGATGACCTGCTCACCGTTCACACAAGCATTACCAGCATAAAGAATTCGAGCTTTACCATGCACCATCAGATCAAAAAAAACGGGGAGATCATCACGGATCTGCATGTCGTGCTTGTCTGCGTCGATGCAAATAAGCTAAAACCAGTGCGTATACCTGAAATCCTACGTGCTGAATTTGAAAAGCTGATCTAA
- the ruvA gene encoding Holliday junction branch migration protein RuvA — MIGKLSGIIDSFSSGHLILDVGGVGYLVHASARTLEKIGQKGDPASLLIETAVREDAITLYGFVDSAEQSWFKLLTSVQGVGAKAGLAILSALTPEKISLAIAAQDKAMLTQADGVGPKLATRILTELKDKAVNLDLSPKSVEGFVDNSEKTPEGVDNDAVSALINLGYARADAYSAVIRAKDKANDNLQDLIRLALKELSA, encoded by the coding sequence ATGATTGGTAAATTAAGCGGCATTATTGATTCTTTTTCCTCCGGCCATCTGATTTTGGATGTCGGGGGCGTGGGCTATCTGGTCCATGCCAGCGCCCGAACGTTAGAGAAGATCGGCCAGAAAGGCGACCCCGCCAGTCTGCTGATCGAAACCGCCGTGCGCGAGGACGCCATCACGCTTTATGGTTTCGTCGACTCAGCGGAGCAAAGCTGGTTCAAACTCCTGACCTCCGTCCAAGGCGTCGGCGCCAAAGCGGGCCTGGCCATTCTCTCGGCTTTGACACCGGAAAAAATATCCCTCGCCATCGCCGCGCAGGACAAAGCCATGCTTACCCAAGCCGATGGTGTCGGCCCCAAGCTCGCCACACGCATCCTGACCGAACTTAAAGATAAAGCCGTAAATCTAGACTTATCTCCAAAATCGGTGGAAGGGTTTGTAGATAATTCAGAGAAAACACCCGAAGGAGTCGACAACGACGCCGTCTCCGCCCTCATCAATCTCGGCTACGCCCGCGCCGATGCTTACTCCGCCGTCATCCGCGCCAAAGATAAAGCCAACGATAACCTGCAAGACCTCATCCGCCTCGCCCTTAAGGAGCTTAGCGCATGA
- the tolQ gene encoding protein TolQ yields the protein MPEAVPAAAVETVENLGSYSHDLSMFGLFMEADLIVKAVMMILMMASLWSWTIIFSKRSNLKRVNRKANIFEDSFWSGEPLDKIYQRVKNSKPDPILATFSAGMEEWQAGVAGGIPAKESLHTSLRQRVERAMNVAIGREINALERGMTFLASVGSTAPFIGLFGTVWGIMNSFSSIAATNNTSLAVVAPGIAEALFATALGLVAAIPAVVAYNVFSSGINSYADRLEAFTDEFMAILSRHLDSQDGEASGRRAAE from the coding sequence ATGCCCGAAGCCGTTCCCGCCGCCGCCGTTGAAACTGTCGAAAATCTCGGCAGCTATAGCCACGATCTCAGCATGTTCGGCCTGTTTATGGAAGCCGATCTCATCGTCAAAGCCGTAATGATGATCCTCATGATGGCATCGCTCTGGAGCTGGACCATCATTTTTTCCAAACGCTCCAATCTTAAGCGCGTCAACCGCAAAGCCAATATTTTCGAAGATTCTTTCTGGTCGGGCGAACCTCTCGATAAAATCTATCAGCGCGTTAAAAATTCCAAGCCTGACCCTATTCTTGCGACTTTTTCCGCCGGTATGGAGGAATGGCAAGCCGGCGTTGCCGGCGGCATCCCTGCTAAGGAAAGTCTGCATACCTCACTGCGTCAGCGCGTTGAACGCGCGATGAATGTCGCTATAGGTCGTGAGATTAACGCACTTGAACGCGGTATGACTTTTCTGGCTTCGGTTGGTTCGACCGCGCCTTTTATCGGCCTGTTCGGCACGGTCTGGGGGATTATGAATTCCTTTTCTTCTATCGCTGCAACCAACAACACCTCGCTTGCAGTCGTTGCGCCGGGCATCGCCGAAGCCCTGTTTGCCACAGCTCTGGGACTGGTCGCCGCCATCCCGGCTGTCGTCGCCTATAACGTATTTTCAAGCGGTATTAACAGTTACGCCGATCGCCTCGAAGCCTTTACCGATGAATTTATGGCGATTCTTTCCCGGCACCTCGATTCGCAAGATGGCGAAGCCTCCGGCAGAAGGGCGGCTGAATAA
- a CDS encoding cell envelope integrity protein TolA yields MNAARPDNLQSAHQGSMKGALIKSSIFHGLVITIALVGIPFVKTEPLIVAPVSVELVDISELSQTDQKPSPKPKPIPTPEEPKKIEPPKPPEEELKKPEAQPEPKKPDPVPLPKPEESKKQPEKPKPKPKEKPKPKPKKEEPKQDDLFNSLLKDLTPTEEEDQNKQNSKNPDLEDGQTAPIANQISMSELDALRRQIEPCWNVPSGAKYAENLVVTLRLSMNRDMTVRDVRVINGGLNPDPAFRAAADSAVRAVRNPRCSPFQLPPEKYEQWKTITINFDPSDML; encoded by the coding sequence ATGAATGCCGCGCGTCCAGATAACCTGCAAAGCGCCCATCAAGGCTCTATGAAAGGCGCCCTGATCAAATCCTCGATTTTTCACGGGTTGGTGATTACTATTGCACTTGTCGGTATTCCGTTTGTAAAAACGGAGCCGCTGATTGTAGCGCCGGTCAGCGTCGAACTGGTCGATATTTCCGAACTTTCCCAGACGGATCAAAAACCGTCGCCAAAGCCTAAACCGATTCCGACGCCTGAAGAGCCGAAAAAAATCGAACCGCCAAAACCGCCGGAAGAAGAGCTGAAGAAACCGGAAGCCCAGCCAGAGCCGAAAAAGCCGGATCCCGTGCCTTTACCCAAACCGGAAGAATCGAAAAAACAGCCGGAAAAACCAAAGCCAAAGCCGAAGGAAAAGCCAAAGCCTAAACCGAAAAAAGAAGAGCCAAAGCAGGACGACCTTTTTAACTCACTGCTCAAGGACCTCACACCCACAGAAGAAGAGGACCAAAATAAACAGAATTCAAAAAACCCTGATCTGGAAGATGGTCAAACCGCGCCGATAGCAAACCAGATCAGTATGAGCGAGCTTGATGCGCTGCGCCGCCAGATTGAGCCGTGCTGGAATGTGCCATCAGGCGCAAAATATGCGGAAAATCTAGTGGTTACACTGCGTTTGAGCATGAATCGCGATATGACAGTGCGCGACGTACGTGTAATCAATGGCGGCTTAAATCCTGATCCGGCCTTCCGCGCAGCAGCGGATTCGGCTGTACGCGCCGTGCGCAACCCGCGCTGTTCACCGTTCCAATTGCCGCCCGAAAAATATGAGCAATGGAAGACGATTACTATTAATTTCGACCCCAGCGATATGCTATAA
- the ruvC gene encoding crossover junction endodeoxyribonuclease RuvC produces the protein MIILGIDPGLQKTGWGLIESLGSALQFKASGLIKTDAAQSLPGRLASLHCELCKIIEAWNPCAAAIEETFVNKNPASALKLGQARGVLLAVPALYGIETAEYSANKVKKSIVGTGHAAKEQMGMMVKTLLPACGQVSEDEADALAVAITHAHYGGVHKALRA, from the coding sequence ATGATCATTCTCGGCATCGATCCCGGATTACAAAAAACTGGTTGGGGGCTTATAGAAAGCCTCGGTTCAGCGCTGCAATTCAAAGCCTCTGGCCTCATTAAAACCGATGCGGCCCAATCCCTGCCGGGCAGGCTTGCCTCTCTACATTGTGAACTATGTAAAATTATAGAGGCGTGGAACCCATGCGCTGCCGCCATCGAGGAAACCTTCGTCAATAAAAACCCGGCCAGCGCCCTCAAACTCGGCCAGGCGCGCGGTGTTCTTCTGGCCGTGCCCGCGCTTTACGGCATTGAAACGGCTGAATATTCCGCCAATAAGGTCAAAAAATCGATTGTCGGCACGGGCCACGCCGCCAAAGAGCAAATGGGCATGATGGTCAAAACCTTGCTCCCGGCCTGTGGGCAAGTCAGCGAGGACGAAGCCGACGCGCTTGCCGTCGCCATCACTCACGCTCATTATGGAGGGGTTCATAAGGCCCTCCGCGCGTAA
- a CDS encoding sel1 repeat family protein produces MNSKLSEFRSKLNDLNTRLENSGYGALLMGAILIAAFLTLTYYTDFPNFFEKPIPTSMLCLCLLINLLLTIYLIRPKPVRNYIALFITVIVLMFGSYFYGREYNRINYFISLSGSLFFHWTENEEQYFLWTRANLEEAEVYAEIEEWEAQWAKYSKNFSRMNLGWLYLEGKGTEKNEEKGLELLKQAADEGFFKAHLKLSSYYFEKQDKDNAILYLQKAQETRPDLIPEEYLKTSEESIKNEHSNKKQ; encoded by the coding sequence ATGAACAGTAAATTGTCTGAATTTCGTTCCAAATTAAACGATCTCAATACTCGTCTTGAGAATAGCGGTTATGGCGCTTTGTTAATGGGCGCTATCTTAATTGCCGCCTTCTTAACACTAACTTACTATACGGATTTCCCGAACTTTTTTGAAAAACCCATTCCCACCTCTATGCTGTGCCTGTGTCTTTTAATTAATTTGCTGCTAACTATTTATCTCATCAGGCCGAAGCCGGTCAGAAATTATATAGCCCTTTTTATTACCGTTATCGTTTTGATGTTTGGTTCTTATTTCTATGGAAGGGAATATAATCGGATAAATTATTTTATCTCACTATCTGGTTCTCTCTTTTTCCACTGGACCGAAAATGAAGAACAATACTTTTTATGGACCAGAGCAAATTTGGAAGAAGCGGAGGTTTACGCAGAAATAGAGGAATGGGAAGCGCAGTGGGCAAAGTATTCAAAGAATTTTTCACGTATGAATTTAGGCTGGCTTTACCTTGAGGGAAAAGGAACAGAAAAAAATGAAGAAAAGGGCTTAGAACTTCTTAAACAGGCTGCGGATGAAGGTTTTTTTAAGGCACATCTTAAATTATCTAGTTATTACTTTGAAAAACAGGATAAGGATAACGCGATTTTATATTTGCAAAAGGCGCAAGAGACAAGGCCTGACCTGATACCTGAAGAGTATTTAAAAACATCAGAAGAATCTATTAAGAACGAACACTCAAACAAAAAACAGTAA
- the tolB gene encoding Tol-Pal system protein TolB encodes MYPMKKILFALLLLLVMPQAAHAELVLDLKRGVVEPMPIAVSSFHAASQQHHDFATQIPGVISANLESSGLFKPLNPRAFVQDVNSMQIAGPRFGEWRAIGTQALVSGSVTTTADGRTRVEFRLWDVFSEKQLIGMAYMTTPENWRRIAHIISDEIYKRLTGEEGYFDTRIVYVAESGPPQARVKRLAIMDQDGANHKYLTDGRDLVLTPRFSPSRQQITYMSYGRRGPRVYLYDINTGRHEELGNFPNMTFAPRFSPDGNKVIMSMATNGNTDIYEMSLRTRQPQRITTNSSIDTAPSYSPDGRQIAFESDRGGTQQLYTMNADGTNVQRITFGQGRYANPVWSPRGDLIAFTRMYKGKFYIGVIRPDGKGERLITNAYHVEGPSWSPNGRVLTYFKERPVGPGGTQRQAKIYTVDITGYNERWLRTPQDGSDPAWSPLNP; translated from the coding sequence ATGTATCCCATGAAAAAGATTCTCTTCGCTCTTCTTTTATTGCTGGTCATGCCACAAGCCGCACACGCCGAACTGGTGCTAGACCTTAAACGCGGCGTTGTCGAACCGATGCCTATCGCCGTTTCCAGCTTTCACGCGGCCAGCCAGCAACACCACGATTTTGCCACGCAAATCCCCGGCGTCATCTCGGCCAATTTGGAAAGCTCCGGCCTGTTCAAACCCCTTAATCCTCGCGCTTTCGTGCAGGATGTGAATTCTATGCAAATCGCTGGCCCGCGCTTTGGCGAATGGCGCGCCATCGGCACACAGGCCCTTGTTTCCGGCAGCGTTACCACCACTGCGGACGGACGCACGCGCGTTGAATTTCGCCTCTGGGATGTATTCAGTGAAAAACAATTGATCGGCATGGCCTATATGACCACGCCGGAAAACTGGCGCCGCATTGCCCATATTATTTCTGATGAGATATATAAACGCCTGACTGGTGAGGAGGGCTATTTTGACACCCGCATCGTCTATGTTGCCGAAAGTGGCCCGCCGCAGGCCCGCGTCAAACGCCTCGCCATTATGGATCAGGACGGCGCCAACCATAAATATCTTACCGATGGCCGCGACCTGGTGCTTACACCGCGCTTTTCACCATCGCGCCAGCAGATCACCTATATGTCCTATGGTCGCCGGGGCCCGCGTGTTTACCTCTACGACATCAATACCGGCCGCCATGAAGAGCTAGGCAATTTCCCCAACATGACCTTTGCCCCGCGCTTTTCGCCTGATGGCAACAAAGTGATTATGTCGATGGCTACGAACGGCAACACCGATATCTATGAAATGAGCTTGCGCACCCGCCAACCGCAGCGTATCACTACCAATTCATCGATCGACACCGCGCCAAGCTATTCTCCGGATGGCAGGCAGATTGCCTTTGAATCCGACCGTGGTGGCACCCAACAGCTCTATACGATGAATGCCGACGGGACGAATGTGCAGCGCATCACCTTCGGACAGGGGCGCTATGCCAACCCGGTCTGGTCGCCGCGTGGCGATCTCATTGCCTTCACGCGCATGTATAAGGGCAAATTCTATATAGGCGTCATCCGCCCAGATGGCAAAGGTGAACGTCTGATCACCAATGCCTATCATGTCGAAGGTCCAAGCTGGTCGCCCAATGGCCGTGTCCTGACATATTTTAAAGAACGCCCCGTTGGCCCAGGCGGAACGCAGCGCCAGGCCAAAATCTATACGGTGGACATAACAGGATATAACGAGCGTTGGCTGCGCACCCCGCAAGACGGCTCCGACCCGGCCTGGAGTCCGTTAAACCCATAA